A single Symbiobacterium thermophilum IAM 14863 DNA region contains:
- the gabT gene encoding 4-aminobutyrate--2-oxoglutarate transaminase has product MTQTTRYVRLVTEVPGPRSRELMARKERVVANALSIHVPVAIQEARGALVTDVDGNVFIDLAGGMGCMNVGHSHPRVVEAIQRSAAQFTHTDFSVIMYESYIRLAERLAALAPGDFPKKACFFNSGAEAVENAIKIARKYTGRRAIIALEGAFHGRTNLAMALTSKVKPYKEGFGPFAPEIYRVPTPYTYRRPAGMSEAEYVRFCADALERALITHVSPDEVAAIILEPVQGEGGFIPLHPDYLARVSQLARKHGFLIIADEIQSGFGRTGTFFASEQLGLVPDLICVGKSLAAGMPLSGVIGRAEVMDAPEDSTIGGTYVGNPVACDAAHAVLDIMEEEGLVSRARAIGDLMRRRFQELAVQLESIPGSRLQIGEIRGLGAMLGVELVTDRATRAPATAEAAEVVKRAWQRGVVVVKCGIYGNTLRMLLPLVITDDQLNEALDIIGQICTEIARGE; this is encoded by the coding sequence ATGACCCAGACGACGCGCTACGTACGGCTGGTAACCGAAGTCCCCGGCCCGCGCTCCCGGGAGCTGATGGCCCGCAAGGAGCGCGTCGTGGCGAACGCCCTCTCCATTCACGTGCCGGTGGCGATCCAGGAAGCGCGCGGCGCGCTGGTCACGGACGTGGACGGCAACGTGTTCATTGACCTCGCCGGGGGCATGGGCTGCATGAACGTGGGCCATTCGCACCCCCGGGTGGTCGAGGCCATTCAGCGGAGTGCGGCGCAGTTTACCCACACCGACTTCTCGGTGATCATGTACGAGTCGTACATCCGGCTGGCGGAGCGGCTGGCCGCGCTGGCGCCGGGCGACTTCCCCAAGAAGGCCTGCTTCTTCAACTCCGGCGCCGAGGCGGTGGAGAACGCGATCAAGATCGCCCGCAAGTATACGGGCCGAAGGGCCATCATCGCGCTGGAGGGCGCCTTCCACGGCCGCACCAACCTGGCCATGGCCCTCACCTCCAAGGTGAAGCCGTACAAGGAAGGGTTCGGTCCGTTCGCCCCGGAGATTTACCGGGTTCCGACGCCGTACACCTACCGGCGGCCCGCGGGCATGAGCGAGGCGGAGTACGTGAGGTTCTGCGCCGACGCCCTGGAGAGGGCCCTGATCACTCACGTGTCACCGGACGAGGTCGCCGCGATCATCCTGGAGCCGGTGCAGGGCGAGGGTGGCTTCATCCCGCTCCACCCCGATTACCTGGCCCGGGTGAGCCAGTTGGCCCGGAAGCACGGCTTCCTGATCATCGCCGATGAGATCCAGTCCGGCTTCGGCCGCACGGGCACCTTCTTCGCCAGCGAGCAGCTGGGCCTGGTGCCGGACCTGATCTGCGTGGGCAAGTCGCTGGCCGCGGGCATGCCGCTCTCGGGCGTGATCGGCCGGGCCGAGGTCATGGACGCCCCGGAGGACTCCACCATCGGCGGCACCTACGTGGGCAACCCCGTCGCGTGTGACGCGGCCCACGCGGTGCTGGACATCATGGAGGAGGAGGGGCTCGTCAGCCGGGCCCGGGCGATCGGCGACCTGATGCGGCGCCGGTTCCAGGAGCTGGCGGTGCAGCTGGAGAGCATTCCCGGTTCCCGCCTGCAGATCGGCGAGATCCGCGGGCTGGGTGCCATGTTGGGCGTGGAGCTGGTGACCGACCGGGCCACCCGGGCGCCGGCCACGGCGGAGGCCGCTGAGGTGGTGAAGCGGGCCTGGCAGCGGGGGGTCGTGGTCGTGAAGTGCGGCATCTACGGCAACACCCTGCGCATGCTGCTCCCGCTGGTGATCACCGACGATCAGCTGAACGAGGCGCTGGACATCATCGGGCAGATCTGCACCGAGATCGCCCGGGGCGAGTAA
- a CDS encoding SCP2 sterol-binding domain-containing protein → MTIAELLEKLKAQIAANPAKIANLKATYQFELTGEGGGTYHAVFDNGQYKIGEGPVENPGCTITMATSDFFALMERKLNPMAAFMSGKLKIRGDMGQAMKLHQLFS, encoded by the coding sequence ATGACGATCGCAGAGCTGCTGGAGAAGCTGAAGGCGCAGATCGCCGCGAATCCGGCCAAGATCGCCAACCTGAAGGCGACCTATCAGTTCGAGCTGACCGGGGAGGGCGGCGGCACCTACCACGCCGTCTTCGACAACGGCCAGTACAAGATCGGCGAGGGACCCGTGGAGAACCCGGGTTGCACCATCACCATGGCCACCTCTGACTTCTTCGCCCTGATGGAGCGCAAGCTGAACCCGATGGCGGCTTTCATGTCCGGCAAGCTGAAGATCCGCGGCGACATGGGCCAGGCGATGAAGCTCCACCAACTGTTCAGTTAA
- a CDS encoding MBL fold metallo-hydrolase: MPMLPIHQITLPLPGGPGAVHVYAVRSDPVTLIDTGVNTPDARAALVDGLKRLGLRVRDVRRVLLTHAHVDHIGLAGWVQEESGAEVHLHPEEAGKAEVAPWWQEARDRILAEAGVDPEGFALIERFWRLNRQLILPLQSWRQLADGQVFAFDGGRLEAVHLPGHALGHTGFLDREGRRLVGGDHLLDGITPNPILEPVPPGHPDAVPHAPNRALTLGQFLRSLDRAAGLDVDEVLPGHGPVITDHRAVGERYRAAHGRRLDSLLQRLQEGRSPWELTREVYPQVKGFDHFLALSEVLAHLDLLVVQGRALYTRKAGYGRYRAAI, encoded by the coding sequence ATGCCGATGCTGCCGATCCATCAGATCACCCTGCCGCTGCCCGGGGGCCCGGGTGCGGTGCACGTCTATGCGGTCCGCTCCGATCCGGTCACATTGATTGATACGGGGGTCAACACCCCCGATGCCCGCGCCGCCCTGGTCGACGGCCTGAAGCGGCTGGGGCTCCGGGTGCGGGACGTCCGGCGGGTGCTGCTCACCCATGCCCACGTGGACCACATCGGCCTCGCCGGCTGGGTGCAGGAAGAGTCCGGGGCGGAGGTCCACCTCCACCCGGAGGAGGCCGGGAAGGCCGAGGTTGCCCCTTGGTGGCAGGAGGCGCGCGACCGCATTCTGGCGGAGGCGGGCGTCGACCCGGAAGGGTTTGCCCTGATCGAGCGGTTCTGGCGTCTCAACCGCCAGTTGATCCTGCCCCTGCAGTCGTGGCGGCAGCTGGCCGACGGCCAGGTGTTTGCGTTCGACGGCGGCCGGCTGGAGGCCGTTCACCTGCCCGGCCACGCCCTGGGGCACACGGGCTTCCTCGACCGGGAAGGCCGGCGGCTGGTGGGCGGCGACCACCTGCTGGACGGCATCACGCCCAACCCCATCCTGGAGCCGGTCCCGCCCGGCCATCCGGACGCGGTGCCGCATGCTCCCAACCGGGCCCTGACGCTGGGCCAGTTCCTGCGGTCGCTGGACCGCGCGGCCGGGCTGGACGTGGATGAGGTGCTGCCGGGGCACGGCCCGGTCATCACGGATCATCGCGCCGTGGGCGAGCGGTACCGCGCGGCCCACGGCCGCCGGCTGGACAGCCTGCTGCAGCGGCTGCAGGAGGGGCGCAGCCCCTGGGAACTGACCCGGGAGGTCTACCCCCAGGTGAAGGGGTTCGATCACTTCCTCGCGCTGTCCGAGGTGCTGGCGCACCTGGACCTGCTGGTGGTGCAGGGGCGCGCCCTGTACACCCGCAAGGCCGGGTACGGCCGGTACCGGGCCGCGATCTAG
- a CDS encoding DUF2512 family protein: MRHVNTLCLKLAAYILIFALALPAAGHRAFPQSLMMAAVHTLVLWLGDLIVLPRYGRTTALAGDAAALVLGSLLMLRAMGAALRFGGLLAAVGMAVLFEAWFHYHLTENRLLEG, translated from the coding sequence GTGCGACACGTGAACACGCTCTGCCTCAAGCTGGCCGCGTACATCCTGATCTTCGCGCTGGCCCTGCCCGCGGCCGGGCACCGGGCCTTTCCCCAGTCGCTGATGATGGCGGCGGTGCACACGCTCGTGCTTTGGCTGGGCGACCTGATCGTGCTCCCGCGGTACGGTCGCACCACGGCCCTGGCGGGCGACGCCGCGGCGCTGGTCCTGGGATCGCTGCTGATGCTCCGGGCCATGGGCGCAGCCCTGCGGTTCGGCGGGCTGCTGGCCGCCGTGGGCATGGCGGTGCTTTTTGAAGCCTGGTTTCATTACCACTTGACGGAAAACCGGCTATTAGAAGGATGA
- a CDS encoding HD domain-containing protein, with protein sequence MTREEAWQLVNEYVKSPRLINHLLAVEACMRYFARLYGEDEETWGLIGLLHDFDYERWPTIPDHPLQGERILAELGVPEDIRYTICSHADALADRYPRRSLRDKVLYAVDELSGLVVATALVRPTKSIHDVDVQAVRKKMKDKRFAAGVSREDILRGVQDLGVDLDEHIGHVIRALQSAADALGLVGTAASDD encoded by the coding sequence GTGACCCGGGAGGAAGCCTGGCAACTGGTCAACGAGTACGTGAAGAGCCCGCGGCTGATCAACCACCTGCTGGCCGTGGAGGCCTGCATGCGCTACTTCGCCCGCCTGTACGGCGAGGACGAGGAGACCTGGGGCCTGATCGGGCTGCTGCACGACTTCGACTACGAGCGCTGGCCCACGATCCCCGACCACCCGCTGCAGGGCGAGCGCATTCTGGCGGAGCTCGGGGTGCCGGAGGATATCCGCTACACGATCTGCTCCCACGCGGACGCGCTGGCCGACCGCTACCCGCGCCGGTCGCTGCGGGACAAGGTGCTCTACGCGGTGGACGAACTGTCCGGCCTGGTGGTGGCCACGGCGCTGGTGCGCCCGACCAAGTCCATCCACGACGTGGACGTGCAGGCCGTCCGCAAGAAGATGAAGGACAAGCGGTTCGCGGCGGGGGTCAGCCGGGAGGATATCCTGCGCGGCGTGCAGGACCTGGGGGTCGACCTGGACGAGCACATCGGGCACGTCATCCGTGCCCTGCAGTCGGCGGCCGACGCGCTGGGGCTGGTCGGAACGGCCGCGAGCGACGACTGA
- a CDS encoding heterodisulfide reductase-related iron-sulfur binding cluster — translation MILATRTVYWNIEHEYILYLIFIAAVAVFAYGLWQRVRTWFVGMPEVRWDLVRDRLRQAWRHAALQRRLSQNRVAGVFHLWLSWGFFILFLGTVVVMIHEDLRIRIMQGPFYLWFQSLVLDIAGLLALVGAVIAWVRRGVFKPRALSKVAETKAPLDDWVYLLHIVLILWTGFWVEGIRLVATDDPWAAWSPVGLAHGRLLASFMSLEAMLVLHRILWWFHMVISFGFIALMPYTKMIHILTGPANIFLSDLRPAGIMAATDLEAENPVLGAATLWDFRWKDLADLDACTECGRCQENCPAFLTGKPLNPKKLILDLQRHLHEQGPLLALAAMKGERPAEQPFESQLVGSVVQPDEIWACTTCRACMEVCPVFIEHVPKIVEMRRHQVMLQGEFPAELNQTFKNLERQGNPWGMGAHTRTAWTEGLNVPLLADKPDAEYLFWPGCAGAFDQRGQKIVRAIVQLLDQAGVSYAILGPEEKCTGDAARRAGNELLFQQLAMENIATLQGYGVKKIITHCPHCFHTFDKDYRAMGLDVEVVHHTQLLARLVKEGRLKPVKEVAATVTYHDSCYLGRYGGEYGAPRELLTALPGVELREMERHGPTAMCCGAGGAQMWMEEHHGTRINLERTRQALATGATTIATNCPFCMTMLSDGVAAQENSDQLRVLDLAELLLEAVGTGGGPEAAATVAPSGEKE, via the coding sequence ATGATCCTGGCAACCAGGACCGTCTACTGGAACATCGAGCACGAGTACATCCTCTACCTCATCTTCATCGCCGCCGTGGCGGTGTTCGCTTACGGCCTGTGGCAGCGCGTCCGGACGTGGTTCGTCGGCATGCCGGAGGTCCGCTGGGACCTGGTCCGGGACCGGCTGCGACAGGCGTGGCGCCACGCGGCGCTGCAGCGGCGGCTCTCCCAGAACCGGGTCGCCGGCGTCTTCCACCTCTGGCTGTCGTGGGGCTTCTTCATTCTCTTCCTCGGCACCGTGGTGGTCATGATCCACGAGGACCTGCGGATCCGGATCATGCAGGGGCCGTTCTACCTCTGGTTCCAGTCGCTGGTCCTGGATATCGCCGGCCTGCTGGCCCTGGTGGGCGCCGTCATCGCCTGGGTGCGGCGGGGGGTGTTCAAGCCCCGGGCCCTGTCCAAGGTCGCGGAGACGAAGGCGCCGCTGGACGACTGGGTCTACCTGCTGCACATCGTGCTGATCCTGTGGACCGGCTTCTGGGTGGAGGGCATCCGACTCGTGGCCACCGACGACCCCTGGGCGGCCTGGTCGCCCGTCGGACTGGCGCACGGCCGGCTGCTGGCGAGCTTCATGTCGCTGGAGGCGATGCTCGTCCTGCACCGGATCCTCTGGTGGTTCCACATGGTCATCTCCTTCGGGTTCATCGCCCTCATGCCCTACACCAAGATGATCCACATCCTCACCGGTCCCGCCAACATCTTCCTCTCCGACCTGCGGCCGGCCGGCATCATGGCCGCCACCGACCTTGAGGCGGAGAACCCGGTGCTGGGGGCGGCCACGCTCTGGGACTTCCGCTGGAAGGACCTGGCCGACCTGGACGCCTGCACCGAGTGCGGCCGTTGCCAGGAGAACTGTCCGGCTTTCCTCACCGGCAAGCCGCTCAACCCCAAGAAGCTGATCCTCGACCTGCAGCGCCACCTCCACGAACAGGGGCCACTGCTGGCCCTGGCGGCGATGAAGGGCGAGCGCCCCGCGGAACAGCCCTTCGAGTCGCAGTTGGTGGGGTCCGTGGTGCAGCCGGACGAGATCTGGGCGTGCACCACCTGCCGCGCCTGCATGGAGGTCTGTCCGGTCTTCATCGAGCACGTGCCCAAGATCGTCGAGATGCGCCGCCACCAGGTGATGCTCCAGGGCGAGTTCCCGGCCGAGCTGAACCAGACGTTCAAGAACCTGGAGCGGCAGGGCAACCCGTGGGGCATGGGCGCCCACACCCGCACGGCGTGGACCGAGGGGCTGAACGTGCCGCTCCTGGCCGACAAGCCCGACGCCGAGTACCTCTTCTGGCCCGGCTGCGCCGGCGCGTTTGACCAGCGGGGGCAGAAGATCGTGCGGGCCATCGTGCAGCTCCTGGACCAGGCCGGTGTCTCGTACGCCATCCTCGGCCCCGAGGAGAAGTGCACGGGCGACGCCGCCCGCCGGGCCGGCAACGAGCTGCTCTTCCAGCAGCTGGCCATGGAGAACATCGCCACCTTGCAGGGCTACGGCGTGAAGAAGATCATCACCCACTGCCCGCACTGCTTCCACACCTTCGACAAGGACTACCGGGCCATGGGGCTGGACGTCGAGGTCGTCCACCACACGCAGCTGCTCGCCCGGCTGGTGAAGGAGGGGCGGCTGAAGCCAGTGAAGGAGGTGGCGGCGACCGTCACCTACCACGACTCCTGCTACCTCGGCCGCTACGGCGGCGAGTACGGGGCGCCCCGGGAGCTGCTCACGGCCCTGCCCGGGGTGGAGCTCAGGGAGATGGAGCGGCACGGCCCGACCGCGATGTGCTGCGGCGCCGGCGGCGCGCAGATGTGGATGGAGGAGCACCACGGGACCCGCATCAACCTGGAGCGCACCCGCCAGGCGCTGGCCACCGGCGCGACCACCATCGCCACCAACTGTCCGTTCTGCATGACCATGCTTTCCGACGGCGTCGCGGCCCAGGAGAACAGCGACCAGCTCAGGGTGCTTGACCTGGCGGAGCTCCTCCTGGAGGCCGTGGGTACCGGTGGGGGGCCGGAGGCCGCGGCGACCGTTGCACCGTCGGGGGAAAAGGAGTAA
- a CDS encoding long-chain-fatty-acid--CoA ligase, translating into MERPYLKAYPQGVRWELEFPEVPFYQALFEQAAKHPERTALIFMGKRVSYGELVDLIDRFGAALQRRYGIQKGDRVGIILPNSPQNVIATVACQRIGAIPVQFNPLYVAREIAYQVKDSGCRIMITLDLFWQKVREAGGVEAYIWTGAQDYLNFPLNILYRLKAKPPRIPPSEATHFMELLRESPQGIQIAPVNPREDVAVLLYTGGTTGVSKGVMLTHFNLTSNVTQIREWLQIGDEHHTTLAVLPMFHSYGFTAAVGMGLSCGFTLILVPRFDPGDLLKTIAKYRPSVFPGVPTMYIGLLNHPDIHKYDLRSIKLCVTGAAAMPVDLLRRFEQVTGATIMEGYGLTETSPVTHANPRFGKRIPGSVGLPYPGTDVRIVDLETGEDLPPGGEGEILIRGPQVMKGYWNRPEETAEVLKDGWLYTGDIGRMDDEGYLYIVDRKKDMIIAGGFNIYPREIDEVLYQHPAVLEACAVGVPDAYRGETVKAFVVLKPGAQATEQEILEFCRERLAAYKRPRSVEFLPELPKSTVGKVLRRVLAEQERSKMEQKQKAAVAD; encoded by the coding sequence GTGGAGCGTCCGTATCTCAAGGCCTATCCGCAGGGGGTACGCTGGGAGCTGGAGTTCCCGGAGGTTCCCTTCTACCAGGCGCTCTTCGAGCAGGCAGCGAAGCACCCGGAGCGGACAGCACTCATCTTTATGGGTAAGCGGGTGAGCTACGGCGAACTCGTGGATCTGATCGACCGGTTCGGCGCAGCGCTGCAGCGGAGGTACGGCATCCAAAAAGGGGACCGCGTGGGCATCATCCTTCCCAACAGCCCGCAGAACGTCATCGCCACGGTGGCCTGCCAGCGGATCGGCGCGATCCCGGTCCAGTTCAACCCGCTCTACGTGGCCCGGGAGATTGCCTACCAGGTGAAGGACTCGGGCTGCCGCATCATGATCACGCTGGACCTGTTCTGGCAGAAGGTGCGCGAGGCCGGCGGGGTGGAGGCGTACATCTGGACCGGGGCGCAGGACTACCTGAACTTCCCGCTCAACATCCTCTACCGGCTGAAGGCCAAGCCCCCGCGCATCCCGCCCTCGGAGGCGACCCACTTCATGGAACTCCTCCGCGAGAGCCCGCAGGGAATTCAGATCGCCCCCGTGAACCCCAGGGAGGACGTGGCGGTGCTGCTCTACACCGGCGGCACCACCGGCGTCTCCAAGGGCGTCATGCTCACCCACTTCAACCTGACGTCCAACGTGACCCAGATCCGCGAGTGGCTGCAGATCGGCGACGAGCATCACACCACGCTCGCCGTCCTGCCCATGTTCCACTCCTACGGCTTCACGGCCGCGGTGGGCATGGGGCTGTCGTGCGGCTTCACCCTGATTCTGGTGCCGCGCTTTGATCCCGGCGACCTGCTGAAGACCATCGCCAAGTACCGGCCGTCGGTGTTCCCGGGCGTGCCGACGATGTACATCGGGCTGCTCAACCATCCTGACATCCACAAGTACGACCTGCGCTCGATCAAACTGTGCGTCACCGGCGCCGCGGCGATGCCGGTGGACCTGCTCCGCCGCTTCGAACAGGTCACCGGCGCGACCATCATGGAGGGCTACGGCCTCACGGAGACCTCGCCGGTGACCCACGCCAACCCGCGCTTCGGCAAACGGATCCCGGGCAGCGTCGGCCTGCCCTACCCGGGCACCGACGTGCGGATCGTGGATCTGGAGACCGGCGAGGACCTGCCGCCCGGCGGCGAGGGCGAGATCCTGATCAGGGGCCCGCAGGTCATGAAGGGCTACTGGAACCGGCCGGAGGAGACCGCGGAGGTCCTGAAGGACGGATGGCTCTACACGGGCGACATCGGCCGGATGGACGACGAGGGCTACCTCTACATCGTGGACCGCAAGAAGGACATGATCATTGCAGGCGGGTTCAACATCTATCCGCGGGAGATCGACGAGGTGCTCTACCAGCACCCCGCGGTTCTGGAGGCCTGCGCGGTGGGCGTGCCCGATGCGTACCGGGGCGAGACGGTGAAGGCCTTCGTGGTGCTCAAACCCGGCGCGCAGGCCACCGAGCAGGAGATCCTCGAGTTCTGCCGGGAGCGGCTGGCCGCCTACAAGCGGCCGCGCTCGGTGGAGTTCCTGCCTGAGCTGCCCAAGTCCACGGTCGGCAAGGTGCTGCGCCGGGTTCTGGCCGAGCAGGAGCGCAGCAAGATGGAGCAGAAGCAGAAGGCCGCGGTGGCCGATTAG
- a CDS encoding threonine/serine exporter family protein — MGSGSATAALQVAAAAGVVLLQSGADVARVEDTVSRILRAYGVGEPEIYATPTGIFISVADQEATVVRRVRSRTIALDRVSAVNALSRSLTADPKDPAEALRLIRAIGEQPPPFPRWLDVPASGLAAAACTMLVGGSLAGVLPAFLANLVVQAGERICRWLGLPDAVADLISGANAVFCATLLHRWLGVPVGPVVAGGIMILVPGIAFTNALRDAIAGDLVSATARGLEAFVKVTALAAGVGAALYLVGGGGVL, encoded by the coding sequence TTGGGTTCGGGATCCGCGACTGCCGCTTTGCAGGTGGCCGCAGCCGCCGGGGTCGTCCTGCTCCAGTCCGGGGCCGACGTGGCCCGGGTGGAGGACACCGTCTCCCGGATCCTCCGGGCGTACGGGGTGGGCGAGCCCGAGATCTACGCGACACCGACGGGCATCTTCATCAGCGTGGCCGACCAGGAGGCCACCGTGGTGCGGCGGGTGCGGAGCCGGACCATCGCCCTGGACCGGGTCAGCGCCGTGAACGCGCTGTCGCGGTCGCTCACGGCCGACCCGAAGGACCCGGCCGAGGCGCTGCGCCTGATTCGGGCGATCGGCGAGCAGCCGCCGCCCTTCCCCCGCTGGCTGGACGTCCCGGCCAGCGGCCTTGCCGCGGCGGCCTGCACGATGCTGGTGGGTGGCTCCCTGGCCGGGGTGCTGCCCGCCTTCCTCGCCAACCTGGTGGTGCAGGCCGGTGAGCGCATCTGTAGGTGGCTGGGGCTGCCCGATGCGGTCGCCGATCTGATCAGCGGGGCCAACGCCGTCTTCTGCGCGACCCTGCTTCACCGCTGGCTGGGCGTGCCGGTGGGCCCGGTGGTGGCCGGCGGGATCATGATCCTGGTGCCCGGCATCGCCTTCACCAACGCCCTGCGGGACGCGATCGCCGGCGATCTGGTGAGCGCCACGGCCCGGGGGCTGGAGGCCTTCGTCAAGGTCACCGCCCTCGCAGCCGGGGTGGGCGCCGCGCTGTATCTGGTCGGGGGAGGTGGGGTGCTGTGA
- a CDS encoding phosphopantetheine-binding protein, whose translation MDVRNEALKLIRERVGDRTIGPATTLTALTEEYETSMEELVEALEAEFGVELSEELLVDVETVGELCSLVARVEE comes from the coding sequence ATGGATGTGCGAAACGAAGCGCTGAAGCTCATCCGGGAACGGGTGGGAGACCGTACCATTGGCCCGGCCACCACCCTGACCGCCCTCACGGAGGAGTACGAGACCAGCATGGAGGAGCTGGTCGAGGCGCTGGAGGCCGAGTTCGGCGTGGAGCTGTCGGAAGAGCTCCTGGTCGACGTGGAGACCGTCGGCGAGCTCTGTTCGCTGGTCGCCCGTGTCGAGGAGTGA
- a CDS encoding PrsW family glutamic-type intramembrane protease, with the protein MLWYIRHLDKYEPEPWTHIAAAFVAGVLVTVPVYAVEVLLDQVVSFSGFMETVYVSFIVAAVTEETGKGIAAWAASWRRPEFNEVMDGIVYFGVTHMGFAVAENLVYVFLGGDIHTGILTALVRTTTAVPMHVIVGMIMGYHMGVVRFATTRREKVLHILEGWVLPVLLHGFYNLGSLNQDMALETLTDLIRYGFGTALLYAAVVALWMALLPRVRRAQQASPFRPIAAYPLVAAEMPCPGCGAVYPQGARYCPNCGVRLERGGAPAPR; encoded by the coding sequence ATGCTCTGGTACATCCGCCACCTGGACAAGTACGAGCCGGAGCCCTGGACCCACATCGCCGCCGCGTTCGTGGCCGGCGTGCTGGTCACGGTGCCTGTCTACGCCGTCGAGGTCCTGCTGGACCAGGTGGTTTCCTTCTCCGGCTTCATGGAGACGGTGTACGTCTCGTTCATCGTCGCGGCGGTCACGGAGGAGACCGGCAAGGGCATCGCCGCTTGGGCCGCGAGCTGGCGCAGGCCCGAGTTCAACGAGGTCATGGACGGCATCGTGTACTTCGGCGTTACCCACATGGGCTTCGCCGTGGCCGAGAACCTCGTCTACGTGTTCCTCGGCGGCGACATCCACACCGGCATCCTGACCGCGCTGGTTCGCACCACCACCGCCGTGCCCATGCACGTGATCGTCGGCATGATCATGGGCTACCACATGGGCGTCGTGCGGTTCGCCACGACCCGGCGGGAGAAGGTGCTGCACATCCTGGAGGGGTGGGTTCTGCCCGTCCTGTTGCACGGCTTCTACAACCTGGGGAGCCTCAATCAGGACATGGCCCTGGAGACCCTGACCGACCTCATCCGCTACGGTTTCGGCACGGCCCTGCTCTACGCCGCGGTGGTGGCCCTGTGGATGGCGCTCCTCCCCCGGGTGCGGCGCGCCCAGCAGGCCTCGCCGTTCCGGCCGATCGCGGCTTACCCCCTCGTCGCGGCCGAGATGCCTTGCCCCGGCTGCGGCGCGGTCTATCCCCAGGGGGCGCGCTACTGCCCCAACTGCGGCGTCAGGCTCGAGCGAGGCGGCGCTCCTGCTCCCAGATGA
- a CDS encoding DUF3825 domain-containing protein, with amino-acid sequence MRLEEFTYLPLDVKEKALRYLANMMGEPERPLDQLTADLERALDRAVRGGLFSYLREEQPVEDRARADAVLFPTGHTTPTGEEILAKCILNKNPNRQPWFGLFFQAARREGFVIGDLYFRTWNEGARFLEELASMAIPERWNYSQYQSKQQHPILKSYVEKTYERLKQQGRVLRNESKLLFNTGLLNVYFKEIYVLGEADPEYPQRVINARPVLENDRAVLELFLNQKPPMATYFDRITDVIFDPDLEINTDDIHIIDDNFDRIPPKYRNRKKSEIFALFQAAIEFARIMARRNYKLVVPQYYMGQIQFLMPIYLSGEFSGPPDFALVLQKMGDVYRGNTILTLDMAYQNARLIAKPDTTWLSPDKF; translated from the coding sequence TTGCGGCTCGAGGAGTTCACGTACCTACCGCTGGATGTGAAAGAGAAGGCGCTGCGGTACCTGGCCAACATGATGGGCGAGCCCGAGCGGCCGCTGGACCAGCTGACGGCGGATCTGGAGCGGGCGCTGGATCGCGCCGTCAGGGGCGGGCTGTTCTCCTACCTGCGGGAGGAGCAGCCCGTGGAGGACCGCGCCCGGGCGGACGCCGTCCTCTTCCCGACCGGCCACACCACGCCCACCGGCGAGGAGATCCTGGCCAAGTGCATCCTCAACAAGAACCCCAACCGGCAGCCCTGGTTCGGCCTGTTCTTTCAGGCGGCCCGGCGGGAGGGGTTCGTCATCGGGGACCTGTACTTCCGCACCTGGAACGAGGGGGCCCGATTCCTGGAGGAGCTCGCGTCCATGGCCATCCCGGAGCGGTGGAACTACAGCCAGTACCAGTCGAAGCAGCAGCATCCCATCCTGAAGTCGTACGTGGAAAAGACCTACGAGCGGCTGAAGCAGCAGGGGCGCGTCCTGCGGAACGAAAGCAAGCTGCTCTTCAACACCGGACTGCTGAATGTGTACTTCAAAGAAATCTACGTGCTCGGCGAGGCGGATCCGGAGTACCCGCAGCGGGTGATCAACGCCCGCCCGGTGCTGGAGAACGACCGCGCGGTGCTGGAGCTCTTCCTGAATCAGAAGCCGCCGATGGCCACCTACTTCGACAGGATCACGGATGTGATCTTCGACCCCGACCTGGAGATCAACACCGACGACATCCACATCATCGACGACAACTTCGACCGCATCCCGCCCAAGTACCGGAACCGCAAGAAGAGCGAAATCTTCGCCCTGTTCCAGGCGGCCATCGAGTTTGCGCGCATCATGGCCCGGCGCAACTACAAGCTCGTGGTGCCGCAGTATTACATGGGGCAGATTCAGTTCCTGATGCCCATCTATCTCTCCGGCGAGTTCAGCGGCCCACCGGACTTTGCCCTGGTGCTGCAGAAGATGGGCGATGTCTACCGGGGCAACACCATCCTCACACTGGACATGGCCTACCAGAACGCACGCCTCATCGCCAAGCCCGACACCACCTGGCTCAGCCCGGATAAGTTCTAA